TCCCACACGCCGGCCTCGGAGGCGACCAGGAAATGGCGGTCGGAGGTCAGCATCCAGCGCGCCGGGCGCAGCCCGTTGCGGTCGAGCATGCACGCCGCGTAGCGGCCGTCGCAGGCGACGATGCCGGCCGGGCCGTCCCACGGCTCGGTGTTGAGCCCGTAGAACTCGTAGAACGCGGCCAGGTCGGCGTCCTTGAACTCCAGCGACTGGGTCGCCGGCGGCACCAGGATGCGCAGCGCCTGCAGCAGGTCCATGCCGCCGGCGACCAGCAGCTCGAGCATGTTGTCCAGGCTCTGCGAATCGGAGCCGTGCATCGAGATCACCGGGTCGAACTCGGCGATGTCGAAGCGCGGGGTCTTCCATACCTTGCTGCGCGCCTGCGCCCAGTGCCGGTTGCCCTCGATGGTGTTGATCTCGCCGTTGTGCGCGAGCAGCCGGAACGGGTGCGCCAGCGGCCAGCGCGGCAGCGTGTTGGTCGAGAAGCGCTGGTGGAACACGATCGCGCTGGAGGCCAGGTCGCTGCGCTGCAGGTCCGGGTAGAAGGTGCTGAGCTTGTCCGGCAGCACCATGCCCTTGTAGCTGATGCCGTTGGGCGAGAGCGTGGTGACGTAGAAGTCGGCGACGTCGCGCAGGCGCTGCTCGGCGCGGCGGCGCGCCAGGAACAGGGCCAGCGCGAACGCCTCTTCGCCGTGCTCGGCGCCGGCATCGACGAACACCTGCTCGATGTGCGGCAAGGTGTCCTTGGCCAGCTGCCCGCACACCGAATCGTCGGTGGGAGTGACGCGCCAGCCGCGCGGCTGGGTGCCGGCGCGGACCAGTTCCTCTTCCAGCACCTGGCGGCAGCGCGCGGCGGCGTCCGCGTCGTCGCGCGGCATGAACACCTGGCCGGCGGCGAAGCGCGCGCCCACCGCCAGGCCGGCATCGCGCGCCAGCGCGCGCAGGAACGTGTCGGGTTTGCGGATCAGCAGGCCGCAGCCGTCGCCGGTCAGGCCGTCGGCGGCGACGCCGCCACGGTGGGTCATCCGCGACAGCGCGGCGATGGCGGTATCGACGAGCGCCCGCGACGGTTGGTCGTCGAGCTGCGCGACCATGCCGAAACCGCAGGCATCGCGTTCGTCTTGGGGGTCGTAGAGCCCGTGGCGGTTGCGGGGGGCCATGTCTGCCTCTGAAAAGCGATCCGAAGGAACGCGGCGACACTCGCCCCCGCTCTGTCCTGGAGCGCATCTTGAGGTCACCGGAACATCGACTAAAGCACAGTTGGTGCGGTGCCGCAATACACGGTTGCAGCTGCAACCGTAGCCATGGCCGGCGCGGGCGGCGAACCCGCTGCGCCGGCCGCGGCGTGGGGTCAGCCGCAGCGCACGCCGGTGACCACGTTCTTGGCGTCGACCTCGATGTTCAGGCGCTCGCCGTTGAATTCCATCGTCACCATCTGGTTCGGGGTCAGCACCCGCACGCTCTTGGACCCGGTATCGATGCGCGCCTGGTCCACCAGCGCCTTTTCCGCGGGCTGGCCGACCAGGCCCTGCGCCTGCGAGGCGTCGCAGGTGCCGACCGGCGGGGCCTCCGGCGCGCTGGCCGGATTGGGCTTGGCGGCCTGTTCGGCGGCCTGCTGTGCCTTGGCGGCGACCTGTTCCTGCTCGTCCGGCGGCGGCGCGCTGCACGCGGCCAATGCCAGCGCCAGGCACGCCGCGCCGAACAGGCCGGCACGCGCGGACGGACGAGAAGAAAGGAAATTGCTCATCGGGGCTCCAGGAGTCGAGGGGAGAAGAGGTCCAGCATAAGCCGACAGCATCGGCGAATCCGCGTTCGCGCTTCGTTAACCGCGCCGGCATTGACGCGGCCTAGCCGCGGCGCTGCCGACAATCCCCGCTCCCCTCGCCGCGCGCGGTTTTTCGATGACCAAGGCTTCCCGCTCCACCGATGCCGCCGAGGCGGCCCGCGCGCTGCAGGCCCGGCAGGCCGCCAGCAGCGCCGGCCTGGTCTACGTCAGCGACCACGAGCCCGGCATCACCCGCCGCCGCGCCGGCAAGGGCTTCGGCTACCGTATGCCCGACGGCAGCCCGGTGCGCGATGCGCAGACCCTGCAGCGCATCCGCCAGCTGGCGATCCCGCCGGCCTATACCGAGGTGTGGATCTGCACCAAGGCCAACGGCCACGTGCAGGCCACCGGCCGCGACGCGCGGCGGCGCAAGCAGTACCGCTACCACGCCGACTGGGCGCAGGTGCGCGGCGACGGCAAGTTCGAGCGGATCATGGCCTTCGGCCAGGCGCTGCCGCGGCTGCGCCGGCGCCTGCGCCGCGACCTGGCGCTGCCCGGCTACCCGCGCGACAAGGTGCTGGCGATGGTGGTGGCGCTGATGGCCGAGACCCTGGTGCGCGTGGGCAACGCCGAATACGCGCGCAGCAACCGCTCCTATGGCCTGACCACGCTGCGCAACCGGCACATGGAGTTCGTCAAGGGCGGCCGCGCGCGGCTGAAGTTCCGCGGCAAGGGCGGGCAGGAGCACGACATCGAGGTCGACGACGTGCAGCTGGTCAAGCTGATCCGCGGCTGCCAGCAACTGCCGGGGCAGGCGCTGTTCCAGTACCGCGACGACGACGGCACCCTGCAGCCGGTGGATTCGGGCGAGGTCAACGACTACCTGCGCGAGGCGATGGGCGAGAGCTTCACCGCCAAGGACTTCCGCACCTGGGGCGGCACCCGCGCCGCGCTGCAGCGGCTGGCGCAGCTGCCGTTGCCCGAGCCCAGCAGCGAGCGCGCGCTGAAGCTGGCGCAGAACGCGGTGATCCGCGAGGTGGCCGATGCGCTGGGCAACACCCCGGCGGTGTGCCGCAAGGCCTACATCGATCCGTGCGTGTTCGACGGCTGGCGCTGCGGCGACCTGCACGGCCTGTGCGAGCGTGTGCGCGGCGAGCGGCAATGGGACCTGGTGACGCTGAAATACCTGGCGCAGGCGCGCGCGGCGACCCGCAAGGCGGCCAAGGCCGCCAAGGGCACGGGCAAGGCGAAGGCGCGCTCCAAGGCGGCAGGAACAGTGGCGACATCGGCGACGCCGCGCCGGGTGGGCCGGCGCGCGGCGCCGGGCGAGGCTGCACGCCCGCGCCGGCGCGCCTGAGCGAAGCGGCGCCGCTGCGGGCGGCGACCGGACAGGTCGAGCACGAGAGCCGGTAGCGGATGCAGGAGTGGAGCTACGAGCCAGCCTGCGGCCGCCAGCGGCCGCGTCGGCTCGACGACGGCATGGGGAGCGACTTCAGTCGCGACAGGCTTGCCGCTGCCGCCTATCGCAATGGGCGGCGCGAGACCAGCCAACGCCGCTCTGCTGTCGGCGTGCAGCGGCATTGCGCCGCTACACGCCGGCGCCTCCGCCGCGTCGGCGGAGATACGCGCTCAACCGCAATAAAGCGTGGTGATGTTGTTGTACGGGCCGACCTCGATGGTCAGGCGCTCGCCGCCGCTCTCGCCGGCGCCGCGGGTCGCGCTGTCCACGCCGCTGGCGGTGGCGCCGCTGCGGTCCACGCTGCTGTTCACCACCTGCACCTGCAGGCTGTCGCTGTCGACGCGGGCGCGTTCGACGGTGGTCTGCGCGGCGGCCAGGCCCACCGCGCCGCGGACCTTGTCGACGTGGCACTGGCCGGAGATGACGCCGTCGATCGGCTGCACCTGGGCGATCTGGGTGGTACTGCAGGCGCCAAGCAGCAGGCTGGCGGCGAGCGCGACGGCGGGGGCGAGCGTGGGGCGGTTCATGGGGTGTCTCCTTCTGCGGATAGCGCGAGCCTGTCGCGGCGGATGTTTGCGCGGCATGAAGAGCGCCGCGCCCGCTTTCACCCGACGTGGCCGCGGGCTTGGCCAGACTGCGCTTCCCAGCCAAACCGGAGCCGATCATGGCCACCTGCGATGTCTGCGGCGACGACGCCACCTTCGTGCTGATCCAGGGCGCATCGCGCGGCGCCTCCGGTGCGTCGAGACGTGCGATCCCGACCGTCGCCACGCACGGCGCGCACTGCGGCTGCCGCACGATCGAAGGCAGCGTTG
The Xanthomonas sp. AM6 DNA segment above includes these coding regions:
- a CDS encoding I78 family peptidase inhibitor, yielding MSNFLSSRPSARAGLFGAACLALALAACSAPPPDEQEQVAAKAQQAAEQAAKPNPASAPEAPPVGTCDASQAQGLVGQPAEKALVDQARIDTGSKSVRVLTPNQMVTMEFNGERLNIEVDAKNVVTGVRCG
- a CDS encoding DNA topoisomerase IB, which translates into the protein MTKASRSTDAAEAARALQARQAASSAGLVYVSDHEPGITRRRAGKGFGYRMPDGSPVRDAQTLQRIRQLAIPPAYTEVWICTKANGHVQATGRDARRRKQYRYHADWAQVRGDGKFERIMAFGQALPRLRRRLRRDLALPGYPRDKVLAMVVALMAETLVRVGNAEYARSNRSYGLTTLRNRHMEFVKGGRARLKFRGKGGQEHDIEVDDVQLVKLIRGCQQLPGQALFQYRDDDGTLQPVDSGEVNDYLREAMGESFTAKDFRTWGGTRAALQRLAQLPLPEPSSERALKLAQNAVIREVADALGNTPAVCRKAYIDPCVFDGWRCGDLHGLCERVRGERQWDLVTLKYLAQARAATRKAAKAAKGTGKAKARSKAAGTVATSATPRRVGRRAAPGEAARPRRRA